The sequence GCTCGGTGCGGCCTGCGCGGACTCCCATCTGGTCCCGGTCGCGGTGAACGGGCTGCCGGGGTTCGCCCAGTACAAGCCGGATCCCGAGACGGGCGGTCACACGGCGTGGGCCGTGCAGGTGCTGGAGATCTCAGAGGGGCGGATCACCGGGTTCCACTGCTTCCTCGACACTCAGCGGTGGTTCCCGCTGTTCGGGCTGCCCCTCCACCTCGAAGGGAAGGCCGACGAGGGCGAGCAGCGCCCGTAGGGCGGGGTCCGGGGCGCGGAGTCTGATCCGGCCCCCGGCGCGGCGGGCGGCCAGCTGCATCCTGGCCAGTGCGTCGATCGTCGTCAGGCCCGGCGGTCCGAGGCCTGCTACGTCGCAGACGACGATGTGGGCTCCGGAGGGCTGCAGCCTTGCGCGCACGGTCTCGCACAGCCTCGGCACGTCGTCTCGGGCGACGGGGCCGGGCAGTACGAGTACGGCGGGTGTCGTGGCGTCCACGTTCGGTAGACCGGGGGGACGGGCGGAACTCATCGCTGACGGGGTGACCTGCGGTCGGCTGGGGGGGGTGGACAGGTCGGCGGTCGGGTGCGGGCCGGTGGAGGCTGGTCGCGCGGTTCCCCGCGCCCCTGAAGGGGCCGGCCCGGGTTGCTCCAGGTCACATTGACCTGGGCATGTCTTGGCACAGAGGGTTGGGTGTATGCCCCATGAATCTGTGGCCGTCGTGCCGCGAATACCGGATCGCCGCCGCTGCCTCGCCGGGCATCCCCGGGAGGTGCCGTGCAAGGGGTGCTGAACGGGTTCGCGGTCATCGCCGTCGTCATCGGGGTCGGCTATCTGATCGGGCGTCGGGGATATCTCGGCGACAACGGGCGCGAGGTGCTGACCAAGCTCGCGTTCCACGTCGCCACGCCCGCGCTGCTCTTCACCACCCTCGCCCAGGCCGACCTGTCGGTGATCCTGTCCAACCGGCTGCTGGTGACCGCGGTCAGCACCTTCGCGGTGGCCGGGGTGTTCGTCGCGGTCGGCGCGGTGCGCCGGTGGGGCGTGGGCCGTACGACGATCGGGGCCCTGTGCTCCAGTTACGTCAACGCGGGCAATCTCGGTATCCCGATCGCCGTGTACGTCCTCGGGGACGCGTCACTCGTGGCGCCGGTCCTGCTGTTCCAGCAGATCGTGATGACCCCGGTGGCGCTGACGGTCCTCGACCTGTCGGGCGCGGGCGAGAAGCAGTCGGTCTGGCGGCGGGTGACCGCCCCCGTCCGCAATCCCGTCGGCATCGGCTCCCTGTCCGGGGTGGCCGTCTCGGCGAGCGGTCTGACCGTCCCGGGGCCCGTCATGGATCCGCTGACCCTGATCGGGAACATGTCGGTCCCG is a genomic window of Streptomyces sp. NBC_00414 containing:
- a CDS encoding STAS domain-containing protein — protein: MSSARPPGLPNVDATTPAVLVLPGPVARDDVPRLCETVRARLQPSGAHIVVCDVAGLGPPGLTTIDALARMQLAARRAGGRIRLRAPDPALRALLALVGLPFEVEGQPEQREPPLSVEEAVEPGDPPL
- a CDS encoding AEC family transporter; the protein is MQGVLNGFAVIAVVIGVGYLIGRRGYLGDNGREVLTKLAFHVATPALLFTTLAQADLSVILSNRLLVTAVSTFAVAGVFVAVGAVRRWGVGRTTIGALCSSYVNAGNLGIPIAVYVLGDASLVAPVLLFQQIVMTPVALTVLDLSGAGEKQSVWRRVTAPVRNPVGIGSLSGVAVSASGLTVPGPVMDPLTLIGNMSVPAVLLAFGISLCGSTMPGRGADRAPVLLSVALKSVGQPLAAWALAAGVFGLRGEHLLDVVVTSALPAAQNLFTYASRYRVGEVLARESILLSTMLAVPVLVVIAALLG